In Plectropomus leopardus isolate mb chromosome 20, YSFRI_Pleo_2.0, whole genome shotgun sequence, one DNA window encodes the following:
- the LOC121960061 gene encoding junction-mediating and -regulatory protein-like — translation MFEVLDKHKAMDSMVELLQVYPEEDEAYGELLEATTQLYHYLLQPFRDMRELAMLRRQQIKISLETERLGPRRVESLRKEDEEWQKKAHAAVLSIQDLTVKFFETTTRAQKALYERMRADQRKFGKSAWAAAVERMERLQYAVSKETLQLMRAKEICLEQRKHGLKEEMQGLQGGEDAMVRLDQLEALYYELQLQLYDIQAEVLRCEELLLTAQLQSLRRQMTERQDEVVYYDAFESTDAMKGEEDPATPPSPLRDEELSVLQQRTRQLEARRGRITAKKVYLKNKKEICIVNHNQKLQQRQGSHADSLQTLQQGAEAEEDEARSNTRVSQERQRTLDRLRSLKQRYPGQVTLKSSRLRLSQPHSRRRAGQLPSTHSASVQTDCISDLPELSAPPPDVCGCDSVSLPTVELENLDSSPPFLSLPPLSASPSILSLGPPPPPPPPPPPPPPPPLPPSEEQQQQQQVEGRRNDPRPVQHHKSESESSSLPLAPFSPRFFDSSQLQTARKKLKKTASLDSSQWRRASSPMDEVLASLKRGSFHLRKAELRVLAPDPDDDSNNILAQIRQGVRLKKVRTRPEQQRHAKSFPHSADALTRSIHEALRRIKEASPESESEDEGLPCTDWEN, via the exons ATGTTTGAG gTGTTGGACAAACACAAAGCTATGGACAGCAtggtggagctgctgcaggtgtACCCCGAGGAGGACGAGGCGTACGGAGAGCTGCTGGAGGCGACGACTCAGCTCTACCACTACCTGCTTCAGCCTTTCAGGGACATGAGGGAACTGGCAATGCTGCGCAGACAGCAGATTAAG ATCTCACTGGAGACGGAGCGCTTGGGTCCTCGTAGAGTGGAGAGCCTGAGGAAAGAGGATGAAGAGTGGCAGAAGAAGGCTCACGCCGCCGTGCTCTCTATACAGGACCTGACTGTCAAGTTCTTTGAAACCACAACACGGGCACAGAAAG CTTTATATGAGCGGATGCGTGCAGACCAGAGGAAGTTTGGCAAGTCGGCGTGGGCAGCAGCGGTGGAACGCATGGAGCGGCTACAGTACGCTGTTTCCAAAGAAACTCTGCAGCTGATGAGAGCCAAGGAAATATGCCTGGAACAGAGGAAACATGGCTTGAAGGAGGAG ATGCAGGGTCTGCAAGGTGGGGAGGATGCCATGGTGCGTCTGGACCAGCTCGAGGCGCTGTACTATGAgttgcagctgcagctgtatGATATTCAGGCAGAGGTGCTGCGCTGTGAAGAGCTGCTGCTCACTGCACAGCTGCAGAGTCTGCGCAGGCAAATGACAG AGCGACAGGATGAGGTGGTGTACTACGACGCTTTTGAGAGCACCGATGCCATGAAGGGTGAGGAGGATCCCGCAACCCCGCCGTCCCCCCTCAGAGATGAAGAACTCAGCGTCCTACAGCAGAGGACACGGCAGCTGGAGGCCCGCAGAGGCCGCATCACGGCCAAGAAAGTCTACCTCAAAAACAAGAAG gAAATCTGTATCGTCAATCACAACCAGAAGTTACAACAGCGACAAGGTAGCCATGCTGATTCCCTGCAGACACTGCAACAG GGAGCTGAAGCTGAGGAAGATGAAGCCAGGAGCAACACTAGAGTGAGTCAGGAGAGGCAGAGGACTCTGGACAGACTTCGCAGCCTCAAACAG CGTTATCCAGGCCAGGTGACTCTGAAGTCCAGCCGGCTGCGTCTGAGTCAGCCTCACAGCCGGAGGAGAGCAGGACAGCTGCCCAGCACTCACTCAGCCAGCGTTCAGACCGACTGCATCTCAGATCTCCCAGAACTCTCTGCACCTCCGCCCGACGTCTGCGGCTGCGACAGCGTCTCCTTACCTACAGTTGAACTCGAAAATCTCGACTCTTCGCCTCCattcctctctctgcctcccctctCAGCCTCCCCATCTATTCTTTCACTGggtcctcctccccctccacctcctcctccacccccccctcctcctccgccaCTTCCTCCctcagaggagcagcagcagcagcagcaggtcgaGGGCAGGAGAAATGATCCCAGGCCAGTGCAGCATCATAAAAGCGAGTCTGAATCGTCCTCTCTACCCCTGGCTCCGTTTTCCCCCCGCTTCTTCGACAGCAGTCAGCTGCAGACGGCGAGGAAGAAGCTGAAGAAGACGGCCTCACTGGACTCATCGCAGTggaggagag cgaGCTCCCCCATGGACGAGGTGTTGGCCTCCCTCAAACGTGGCAGCTTCCACCTGAGGAAGGCTGAGCTGCGCGTCCTAGCCCCCGACCCGGATGATGACAGCAACAACATCCTGGCTCAGATCCGGCAGGGCGTGCGGCTGAAGAAGGTACGGACCCGGCCGGAGCAGCAGCGTCACGCCAAGAGCTTCCCCCACTCGGCCGACGCTCTGACCCGCAGCATCCATGAGGCTCTGAGGAGAATCAAGGAGGCTTCACCCGAGTCCGAGTCGGAGGATGAAGGCCTTCCATGCACTGACTGGGAAAACTAA